One window of Pseudacidobacterium ailaaui genomic DNA carries:
- the menC gene encoding o-succinylbenzoate synthase translates to MKIDSIVLREIRMPLVQPFQTSFGTTTDRRIMLVEVRAEGLTGWGECVAGEHPYFSEETIDTAWLMTMQELAPALASADPEHGGKCPGIFRKVRGHRMAKAALENAVWDLEAQMRGIPLAQLLGGTREVIPCGVSIGIQPTLEKQLAAVEKELAAGYQRIKLKCKPGWDVEIFEAVRNRWPEILLSCDANSAYRLNDMDHLASFDAFDLLMIEQPLWADDFYFHSMLQKRIKTAVCLDESIRNRRDALAAIDMGSCRIINIKNGRVGGFSEAIAVHNAAQERGVPVWCGGMLESGIGRSHNIALSSLENFSLPGDVSASKRYWTEDIIEPEVEVSSQGEIRVPTSPGRGFQVKTDLVERLTVRREEVRALALA, encoded by the coding sequence ATGAAGATTGATTCCATCGTTCTGCGGGAAATCCGGATGCCACTGGTACAGCCGTTCCAGACCAGCTTTGGGACGACGACAGACCGTCGCATCATGCTGGTTGAGGTCCGTGCTGAAGGGCTGACCGGGTGGGGAGAATGTGTCGCCGGCGAGCATCCTTATTTCAGTGAGGAGACCATAGATACCGCCTGGCTGATGACCATGCAGGAACTTGCGCCAGCCCTGGCCAGCGCCGATCCTGAACACGGCGGCAAGTGTCCCGGAATCTTCCGTAAGGTCCGTGGGCATCGCATGGCGAAGGCCGCGCTGGAGAATGCTGTCTGGGACCTGGAAGCACAGATGCGAGGGATTCCACTGGCACAGCTCCTCGGCGGCACACGGGAGGTCATTCCCTGCGGGGTCTCGATTGGGATCCAGCCCACGCTGGAAAAGCAGCTTGCCGCGGTAGAAAAAGAGCTTGCAGCCGGGTATCAGCGCATCAAGCTGAAGTGCAAACCTGGGTGGGACGTTGAGATCTTTGAGGCGGTACGAAACCGATGGCCCGAGATTCTGCTGAGCTGCGACGCCAACTCCGCATATCGTCTGAACGACATGGACCACCTGGCCAGTTTTGACGCCTTCGATCTGCTGATGATCGAGCAGCCGCTCTGGGCCGATGATTTTTACTTCCATTCCATGCTGCAGAAGCGGATCAAGACCGCAGTTTGTCTGGATGAATCGATCCGCAACCGGCGCGATGCGCTGGCAGCCATCGACATGGGGTCATGCCGCATTATCAACATCAAAAACGGGCGCGTCGGCGGCTTCAGCGAGGCCATTGCCGTGCACAATGCTGCGCAGGAAAGAGGCGTACCGGTCTGGTGCGGGGGAATGCTGGAAAGCGGCATCGGCCGCTCGCACAATATTGCGCTTTCTTCACTTGAAAATTTCTCACTTCCTGGAGATGTCTCGGCCTCAAAGCGCTACTGGACTGAGGACATCATCGAGCCAGAGGTGGAAGTCTCTTCGCAAGGTGAGATCCGCGTGCCCACGTCGCCGGGACGCGGTTTCCAGGTGAAAACGGATCTTGTGGAAAGGCTTACGGTGCGCAGGGAAGAGGTCCGTGCCCTGGCGCTGGCCTGA
- a CDS encoding biotin--[acetyl-CoA-carboxylase] ligase has translation MKDCFDLEALDHALERTPFHGKLHFFPSIHSTNTHALKQAEAGAPHGSVYFAEEQTAGRGRGAHHWSSPPGSGLYVSILLRPQIPPAEVLWLSLAAGLAVREAVRQVTSLECDLRWPNDLLFGRRKFCGILTELNAEVTRIRHAVVGIGMNVQQEQFPPDLGDIATSLRIETGRSWPRQELLIALLQSLHREISGLSRESAPAILRRLEAASSWVRGKHVRVEEGEGYWGVTEGLDPRGFLLVRTTEGVRTVYSGGVREA, from the coding sequence ATGAAGGACTGCTTTGATCTTGAAGCTCTGGACCATGCCCTGGAGAGAACTCCCTTCCACGGCAAACTGCATTTTTTCCCCAGCATTCATTCCACAAACACCCACGCTCTAAAGCAGGCAGAGGCTGGCGCGCCGCACGGCAGCGTCTACTTTGCGGAGGAACAGACTGCGGGCCGAGGACGGGGCGCACACCATTGGTCTTCTCCGCCCGGTTCCGGACTCTATGTCAGCATTCTGCTTCGTCCCCAGATTCCTCCAGCAGAGGTGCTCTGGCTCTCATTGGCTGCTGGACTGGCAGTGCGTGAGGCGGTCCGGCAGGTCACATCTCTGGAATGCGATCTGCGATGGCCCAACGACCTACTGTTTGGCCGTCGGAAGTTCTGCGGAATTCTTACGGAGCTGAATGCCGAAGTTACTCGGATCCGCCATGCCGTCGTTGGTATTGGAATGAACGTCCAGCAGGAACAATTTCCTCCGGATCTGGGAGATATCGCGACTTCCCTGCGAATCGAGACGGGAAGGAGTTGGCCGCGACAGGAGCTGCTGATTGCCTTGTTACAATCGCTTCATCGTGAGATTTCCGGGCTGTCCCGCGAATCAGCGCCGGCAATTCTGCGCCGTCTGGAAGCAGCCTCCTCCTGGGTGCGCGGCAAGCATGTGCGCGTCGAGGAAGGTGAGGGATATTGGGGCGTGACCGAGGGTCTGGACCCCCGTGGATTTCTTTTGGTGCGTACCACCGAAGGAGTCCGGACGGTGTATTCCGGAGGAGTCCGCGAAGCCTGA
- a CDS encoding S24 family peptidase, with translation MVSLPKVKPEWPGRIAALMQKHRLTQAALAQRLGVSSATVSRWMKGTHEPTGAAYVALGNLAGPPDDVYFWEQAGINSSGFAESRSRVLTSSLKVKLGEFRFVTGRKLKKSTVADKGNAVAIPLLNITAYGDEVPPEQHVRIGDARIEEVLTVPLSWCPHPEAMICVHMTGDSMLPIIDSGTLLAVDTEVTDKDTLLGKIVLASHRNLGFKVALLQRLPSADILVPANHRYAPIDIANDTKWSIFGQVLWWLTRPPVVSPEADTQSPPASPREHKQKPHR, from the coding sequence ATGGTGTCTTTACCGAAAGTCAAACCCGAATGGCCGGGCAGAATTGCAGCTTTGATGCAGAAGCATCGCCTGACGCAGGCGGCCCTGGCGCAGCGCCTGGGGGTCTCCTCGGCCACTGTTTCCCGTTGGATGAAGGGTACACATGAGCCCACCGGGGCCGCGTATGTGGCATTGGGCAATCTGGCTGGGCCGCCGGACGATGTCTATTTCTGGGAGCAGGCTGGTATCAACAGTTCGGGATTTGCCGAAAGCCGGTCTCGCGTGCTGACTTCATCGCTGAAGGTAAAGCTGGGTGAGTTCAGGTTCGTTACCGGCCGGAAGTTGAAGAAGAGTACTGTCGCCGACAAGGGGAATGCCGTCGCCATTCCTTTGCTGAACATCACAGCGTATGGAGACGAGGTCCCTCCGGAACAGCATGTGCGGATTGGCGATGCCCGGATTGAAGAGGTCCTGACTGTACCCCTCTCGTGGTGTCCTCATCCCGAGGCCATGATCTGTGTGCATATGACCGGGGATTCCATGCTTCCGATCATCGATTCAGGTACGCTGCTTGCGGTGGACACCGAGGTGACGGACAAAGACACTTTACTGGGAAAGATTGTACTGGCCAGCCACCGAAATCTTGGCTTTAAAGTCGCCCTTCTGCAAAGACTGCCTTCGGCGGACATTCTGGTGCCTGCGAATCATCGCTATGCGCCGATTGATATCGCCAACGATACCAAATGGAGTATCTTTGGGCAGGTGCTCTGGTGGCTTACCCGGCCACCCGTTGTCAGTCCTGAAGCAGATACGCAATCGCCTCCAGCATCTCCTCGGGAGCATAAACAGAAGCCACACCGGTAG
- the mazG gene encoding nucleoside triphosphate pyrophosphohydrolase has product MPSEQDAGQQFQQAVAIMAQLRAPGGCPWDREQTFDSIRKYTLEETYEVLDAIEQRDWGHLKEELGDLLLQVLFYAEMASEAGHFTISDVIRCLNQKLVRRHPHVFGDAASAAAGNTAEGLATQGIDAGQVLRNWEEIKQREKSGKEGRKGRLEAVPRSLPALMEAQKLGSRAAKSGFDWPDAQGILEKLQEEIEELEAERRRPEQDLEAISMELGDLLFTVVNLARHLKVDPEMALRESNAKFRRRFSQMEALSPKPLEELPSEDLEALWTAVKEQESRSVSE; this is encoded by the coding sequence ATGCCATCAGAACAGGATGCAGGTCAACAGTTTCAACAAGCTGTTGCCATCATGGCGCAGCTTCGCGCCCCGGGGGGGTGCCCTTGGGACCGGGAGCAGACCTTTGACTCCATCCGCAAATATACGCTGGAAGAAACCTACGAGGTGCTTGATGCAATCGAGCAGAGAGATTGGGGACACCTCAAGGAAGAACTGGGTGACCTTCTGCTGCAAGTGCTCTTTTACGCGGAAATGGCTTCCGAGGCGGGGCATTTTACAATTTCCGATGTGATTCGCTGCCTGAACCAGAAACTCGTCCGGAGGCATCCGCATGTTTTTGGCGATGCGGCTTCGGCTGCGGCTGGAAACACGGCCGAAGGGTTGGCAACGCAGGGGATTGATGCCGGACAGGTCCTGCGCAATTGGGAAGAGATCAAGCAGCGCGAAAAATCCGGAAAGGAAGGGCGGAAGGGAAGGTTGGAGGCTGTTCCCCGTTCGCTGCCGGCCCTGATGGAGGCACAGAAGCTGGGATCGCGGGCCGCAAAGAGCGGCTTTGACTGGCCAGATGCGCAGGGCATCCTGGAAAAGCTGCAGGAAGAAATTGAAGAACTGGAAGCAGAGAGAAGGAGGCCGGAGCAGGACCTCGAAGCGATCAGCATGGAGCTGGGAGACCTTCTGTTCACGGTAGTCAATCTTGCCCGCCACCTGAAGGTGGATCCGGAGATGGCCCTGCGCGAGAGTAATGCAAAATTTCGCCGCAGGTTTTCTCAAATGGAAGCCCTGAGTCCAAAACCGCTGGAAGAGCTTCCATCTGAAGATCTGGAGGCGCTTTGGACGGCTGTCAAAGAGCAGGAGTCCAGAAGCGTTTCCGAATAA
- a CDS encoding GNAT family N-acetyltransferase, with translation MTFTTPQGRQILVRHCQGFEELDACVQLQIDVWGYSDGDVIPRRVFTVTQKIGGQVLGAFDITHGNQATPERLVGFAMAIPAVREPSSARLEPYLHSHMLAVNPEYRNSGIGRRLKLAQREDAVSRGFRLMEWTFDPLEIKNAFLNIHRLGAVVRRYTPNFYGVSSSRLQGGLPTDRLHAEWWMQSERVEAVLAGKAALPLRVEQTILVPREIYEWKSSTEDHARALEVQTRNRQLFLEAFQRGLAVIGFRTDAEGNGVYELGAWQEPR, from the coding sequence ATGACCTTTACCACGCCGCAGGGGCGGCAAATTTTGGTACGCCACTGCCAGGGATTTGAGGAGCTGGATGCCTGTGTCCAGTTACAGATAGACGTCTGGGGATACTCCGACGGGGACGTCATTCCCCGGCGGGTCTTTACCGTGACACAGAAAATCGGCGGCCAGGTGCTTGGAGCCTTCGATATCACGCACGGGAACCAGGCAACACCTGAGCGCCTGGTAGGTTTTGCCATGGCCATCCCGGCGGTCCGGGAGCCATCGTCGGCACGTCTGGAACCATACTTGCACTCCCACATGCTGGCAGTGAATCCTGAATACCGGAACTCCGGCATTGGCCGCCGGCTGAAGCTGGCCCAGCGGGAAGATGCAGTCAGCCGGGGTTTTCGGTTAATGGAATGGACCTTTGATCCGCTGGAGATCAAGAACGCTTTTCTGAATATCCACAGGCTGGGGGCCGTGGTCCGCAGATATACGCCGAACTTTTATGGTGTATCCTCATCTCGTCTCCAGGGTGGGCTGCCAACAGACCGGCTGCATGCTGAGTGGTGGATGCAATCGGAGCGGGTCGAGGCAGTGCTGGCTGGAAAGGCCGCCCTACCTCTGCGGGTGGAGCAGACGATTCTGGTCCCGCGTGAGATATACGAATGGAAGTCCTCAACAGAAGACCACGCACGTGCGCTCGAAGTGCAGACCAGAAACCGCCAGCTCTTTCTTGAGGCGTTTCAGCGTGGATTGGCAGTCATAGGCTTCAGAACAGATGCCGAAGGCAACGGGGTTTACGAACTCGGGGCCTGGCAGGAACCCAGGTGA
- a CDS encoding class I SAM-dependent RNA methyltransferase: MKLRIEKCIYGGAGLARVEGKAVFVPLSLPGELLEARSVEERPGYIQAEVETILEASHQRSQPPCEYYGLCGGCHYQHADYALQLEIKRSILSETLERAHLRGLPEIQPVFAAPWAYRNRVRLHIAEQPFGLCYRKRSSHQGLAVHQCPISAPMLEQAIAAVQRVGQSCGIGNFQEIEFFTNHAQDELLLSLWTDRHLPRVGAVLGHFCEALRPEVPALSGAAVYFSQKGKHRVSRAATWKAQSLTYRAAGHTYRVSSGSFFQVNRFLVDHLASLACHGRSGNLAWDLYAGVGLFSRKLAETFDHVIGVEASPSSSQDLHHNLSGTGHQAVASQTLKFLRQQVERKEAPPDLILADPPRAGLGKEITSLLTKVRAKQLVYVSCDPATLSRDLRALLEFGYHVQSIHMVDLFPQTFHLESVTVLLLD, encoded by the coding sequence ATGAAGCTGCGAATTGAAAAGTGCATTTATGGCGGCGCCGGACTCGCTCGCGTGGAAGGCAAGGCCGTCTTTGTTCCTCTGTCGCTTCCGGGAGAACTGTTGGAGGCCCGTAGCGTTGAAGAACGACCTGGGTACATTCAGGCAGAGGTGGAGACGATACTGGAAGCTTCACACCAGCGCTCTCAGCCTCCCTGCGAATACTATGGATTATGCGGCGGATGCCATTACCAGCATGCAGACTATGCTCTGCAATTGGAAATCAAGCGCAGCATTTTGTCTGAAACACTGGAGCGGGCGCATCTGCGTGGTTTGCCGGAAATTCAACCAGTCTTCGCTGCTCCTTGGGCCTATCGAAACCGCGTCCGCCTTCATATTGCTGAGCAGCCTTTCGGCCTTTGCTATCGAAAGCGCAGCTCGCATCAGGGGCTGGCGGTCCATCAATGCCCCATCTCCGCACCCATGCTTGAGCAGGCCATCGCCGCTGTCCAGCGCGTGGGCCAGAGCTGCGGCATCGGCAATTTTCAGGAGATCGAGTTTTTTACCAACCATGCCCAGGATGAACTGCTTCTTTCTCTCTGGACAGACAGACATTTGCCGCGCGTCGGCGCGGTCCTTGGGCACTTCTGTGAGGCGCTTCGCCCGGAAGTCCCTGCACTCTCCGGGGCCGCCGTCTATTTTTCACAAAAGGGAAAACACCGTGTTTCCAGGGCGGCCACATGGAAGGCGCAATCATTAACATACCGGGCAGCCGGCCATACCTACCGCGTCAGTAGCGGGTCATTTTTCCAGGTCAACCGCTTTCTCGTCGACCATCTTGCCAGCCTGGCCTGCCACGGCCGCTCTGGTAATCTGGCGTGGGACCTGTACGCCGGAGTTGGCCTCTTTTCACGCAAACTTGCTGAAACTTTTGATCATGTCATCGGGGTTGAAGCTTCCCCCTCATCTTCACAGGACCTGCATCACAATTTGTCCGGAACTGGCCATCAGGCGGTTGCCAGCCAGACGCTTAAATTTTTGCGCCAACAGGTAGAGCGGAAAGAGGCCCCACCAGACCTGATCCTGGCCGACCCTCCTCGTGCAGGACTTGGCAAGGAAATCACTTCCTTACTTACGAAAGTAAGGGCCAAACAGCTGGTTTATGTCTCCTGTGACCCGGCAACTCTCTCCCGCGATTTGAGAGCATTGCTAGAATTCGGCTATCACGTCCAAAGCATCCACATGGTGGACCTGTTCCCGCAGACGTTCCATCTGGAAAGTGTAACGGTGTTGTTGCTTGATTGA
- a CDS encoding type III pantothenate kinase, whose amino-acid sequence MLLVLNVNNTNTVIALYTLKSDGLTDKLRATWRISTRHGQTADEYGILVRSLLHSEGVESSRIQSVVIASVVPPVDWVLRQFCERYFHQKPLFIEPGVKTGLPILTDNPSEVGADRVANCVGAFAKYGGPTIVVDFGTATNFDVVSHKGEFLGGAIAPGLNISAEALFARAARLPRVEIKRPAKIIGTNTVDNLQIGLFYGHIGLVDFILGRMIAKLGEGTKCIATGGLAHLIASESKYISEIDDMLTLDGLRIIHDRNRSAKSHAHADETNRASS is encoded by the coding sequence ATGCTCCTGGTGCTGAATGTAAACAATACGAACACGGTCATCGCGTTATACACGCTGAAGAGCGATGGCCTCACGGACAAACTGCGCGCCACCTGGCGGATCAGCACGCGCCACGGCCAGACCGCCGACGAATATGGCATTCTGGTACGGAGCCTGCTACACAGCGAGGGGGTGGAAAGCTCCCGCATCCAATCGGTGGTCATTGCATCTGTGGTCCCGCCGGTGGACTGGGTTTTGCGCCAGTTCTGTGAGCGTTATTTTCACCAGAAACCGTTGTTCATTGAGCCGGGAGTCAAGACCGGTCTGCCGATTTTGACCGACAACCCCAGTGAGGTTGGTGCTGATCGCGTAGCCAACTGCGTGGGAGCATTCGCCAAATATGGTGGCCCGACCATTGTTGTGGATTTTGGTACAGCGACGAATTTTGATGTGGTTTCACACAAGGGAGAATTTCTTGGCGGAGCCATCGCCCCGGGGCTGAATATTTCTGCGGAAGCGCTATTTGCGCGCGCTGCGCGCCTGCCGCGCGTGGAAATCAAACGTCCGGCAAAGATCATTGGCACAAACACCGTTGACAATCTGCAGATTGGTCTCTTTTATGGCCATATTGGTCTGGTGGACTTTATCCTTGGACGCATGATTGCGAAGCTAGGGGAAGGCACAAAGTGCATCGCAACCGGTGGACTTGCCCACCTGATTGCAAGCGAATCAAAATATATTTCAGAAATTGACGATATGTTGACCCTTGACGGCCTTCGTATCATCCATGACCGCAACCGGAGCGCAAAGAGCCATGCCCATGCGGATGAAACTAACCGGGCATCTTCTTAG
- a CDS encoding ComEC/Rec2 family competence protein has protein sequence MKPLRFTEVPLFFAALWFACGVCICHFFWISPALLFVSATLCAMLSLLSADAPSPLALVPPTVLFLLLGAFCVEAVPYPNPQTDLAYLADGKVRTVEGTVVRTDAPHLAVSTLPFSQNIRQEQTQQIHLQVHAVSEEKEGMQTVSGGILLKIYAPLADPVPAIPCGSIVRATTSIHLPEQYLDPGVWNERIWLLSQGIGAIGSTNLHAIHIIRQGGRASFSCWLHSLQQKVSASLIAHAANPSPGFFRISREDATMLTAMLTGDRAYLTRGVRTSFERTGTFHLLVVSGLHVAIFAGLVFFVADVLRLSRPVATLVTIALAFLYALFTGYGQPVQRAFWMIALYLTGRLLWRERSALNALGLAALALLVANPRALFDAGFQMTMLTVLSTAGVAAPIAEKSFAPYLRALRNLWVLPCDPALPPRVVQFRVGLRLLVEHMQLVAGPRIAQMVPLGTGFALRLLELLLVSVVIELVMSLPMALYFHRVTVTGIPVNLLVLPLLGILLPCAMLTLFCVAFLPALALLPSLLTAAVLHLMLLPVHWASLSPWGNLRLATPSSFAILAFLACLSFALWMARRQKFAAAAALFFLLAGATILTGWHGPFHRQNYLSISALDVGQGDCILLMTPLGKTLLVDAGGIVGAAPDARFDIGEDVVSQTLWALGIRHLDALAITHAHADHIGGIPAVIENFHPDELWVGRNPHSPAYDSILQEADYNHVHLRQHLAGDTFSFGGIEVHVLSPAPDYAPKAAPANDDSLVLRVNYGHTSALLEGDAEAPSEARMIAEGGLQSDLLKVGHHGSKSSTTAAFLQAVSPSYAVISVGRHNLYGHPKPETLEKLEQAHIRTYRTDLLGASTFFLDGTHIWTSHWNATQR, from the coding sequence GTGAAACCGCTGCGTTTTACCGAAGTACCCTTGTTTTTTGCCGCCCTCTGGTTTGCCTGCGGTGTTTGCATCTGCCATTTTTTCTGGATCTCCCCTGCTCTGCTCTTTGTCAGCGCAACTCTGTGCGCAATGCTCAGCCTCCTGTCTGCCGATGCCCCATCCCCCTTGGCTCTCGTCCCTCCCACAGTGCTGTTTCTGCTTTTGGGAGCATTTTGCGTCGAGGCAGTTCCCTATCCGAATCCTCAGACAGATCTTGCGTACTTGGCCGACGGTAAAGTACGCACGGTGGAGGGGACTGTCGTCCGCACAGACGCTCCGCACCTGGCCGTATCGACCTTGCCTTTTTCACAAAATATCCGACAGGAGCAGACCCAGCAGATTCATCTGCAGGTCCACGCTGTAAGCGAGGAAAAAGAAGGGATGCAGACCGTCTCCGGTGGCATTCTGCTTAAGATCTACGCACCCTTGGCCGATCCTGTTCCAGCGATACCTTGTGGAAGTATCGTCCGCGCGACCACCTCCATCCATTTACCGGAGCAATATCTTGACCCCGGCGTGTGGAACGAACGGATCTGGCTTCTTTCCCAAGGTATTGGGGCGATTGGCAGCACGAACCTTCATGCCATCCATATCATTCGCCAGGGCGGCCGCGCGTCCTTTTCCTGTTGGCTGCACAGTTTGCAGCAAAAAGTAAGTGCAAGCCTGATTGCTCATGCTGCAAATCCATCCCCAGGTTTTTTTCGCATCAGCCGCGAAGACGCCACCATGCTGACGGCCATGCTCACAGGAGACCGTGCATATCTGACGCGCGGTGTCCGCACAAGTTTTGAGCGGACTGGAACTTTTCATCTCCTTGTTGTTTCAGGACTGCATGTGGCCATCTTTGCCGGACTCGTCTTTTTTGTGGCCGATGTCCTGAGGCTTTCTCGTCCGGTTGCGACCCTGGTCACCATCGCTCTTGCCTTCCTCTATGCGCTTTTTACTGGATATGGGCAGCCTGTCCAGCGCGCCTTCTGGATGATTGCACTCTACCTCACGGGACGTCTTTTGTGGCGGGAACGCAGTGCATTGAATGCACTCGGTCTGGCAGCTCTGGCGCTTCTGGTGGCCAATCCCCGCGCTCTCTTTGATGCAGGTTTTCAGATGACTATGCTGACCGTGCTGTCTACCGCTGGGGTGGCCGCCCCCATCGCAGAGAAGAGCTTTGCACCTTATCTGCGGGCCTTGCGAAATCTCTGGGTACTACCCTGTGACCCGGCGCTCCCGCCGCGTGTGGTGCAGTTCCGCGTAGGCCTACGTTTGCTCGTCGAACACATGCAACTGGTGGCTGGCCCACGAATCGCTCAGATGGTCCCCCTAGGGACAGGGTTTGCGCTCCGCCTGCTGGAACTTCTGCTGGTCTCTGTTGTGATTGAACTGGTGATGTCTTTGCCCATGGCGCTTTATTTTCATCGCGTGACCGTCACCGGCATCCCAGTGAATCTGCTGGTCCTTCCTCTTCTGGGCATCCTTTTACCCTGCGCGATGCTGACGCTGTTCTGTGTGGCCTTCCTGCCCGCCCTTGCCCTTCTGCCCTCTTTGCTTACGGCCGCAGTGCTGCATCTCATGCTGCTGCCTGTACATTGGGCCTCGCTTTCCCCCTGGGGAAACCTGCGGCTGGCCACACCTTCCTCTTTTGCGATTCTGGCCTTTCTGGCCTGTCTCTCCTTCGCACTCTGGATGGCGCGCAGGCAAAAGTTTGCAGCGGCCGCAGCCCTGTTCTTCCTTCTTGCCGGAGCCACCATCCTCACCGGATGGCATGGACCTTTCCATCGGCAAAACTATCTCAGCATCAGCGCACTGGATGTGGGACAGGGTGACTGTATTCTGTTGATGACCCCGCTGGGAAAGACGCTGCTGGTTGATGCAGGCGGAATCGTGGGTGCGGCTCCCGACGCCCGCTTTGACATCGGGGAAGATGTAGTCTCACAAACGCTCTGGGCGCTGGGCATCCGTCACCTGGATGCTCTTGCCATCACCCATGCCCACGCGGACCACATCGGCGGCATTCCCGCTGTAATTGAAAATTTTCATCCTGACGAGTTGTGGGTGGGGCGCAATCCTCACAGCCCGGCCTATGACAGCATCCTGCAGGAAGCCGATTACAACCATGTACATCTTCGGCAGCATCTCGCGGGAGATACTTTCAGCTTTGGAGGAATCGAAGTACATGTCCTGTCCCCGGCCCCGGACTACGCCCCCAAAGCTGCACCTGCCAACGACGATTCTCTAGTACTGCGGGTCAACTATGGACACACCTCAGCACTACTGGAAGGCGATGCCGAAGCCCCCAGTGAAGCGCGCATGATTGCCGAAGGCGGCCTGCAATCCGATTTGCTCAAGGTAGGGCATCATGGCAGCAAGAGCTCGACAACAGCAGCCTTTCTTCAGGCCGTCTCACCGTCCTACGCCGTCATCTCGGTGGGTCGACACAACTTATACGGCCATCCGAAACCTGAGACCCTGGAAAAGCTCGAACAGGCGCACATTCGCACCTATCGCACAGACCTTCTGGGTGCCTCAACTTTTTTTCTGGATGGCACCCATATCTGGACATCTCACTGGAACGCTACGCAACGGTAA